From Acinonyx jubatus isolate Ajub_Pintada_27869175 chromosome B2, VMU_Ajub_asm_v1.0, whole genome shotgun sequence, a single genomic window includes:
- the LOC106985143 gene encoding olfactory receptor 2W1-like — translation MDTNNRSSMTDFILLGFSDWPQLEHIISGIVFIFYIVTLVGNTTIILVSNLDSQLHTPMYFFLTNLSFLDLCYATSIIPQMLVNLWGPTKSITYGGCVLQFFFALDLGATECLLLAVMAYDRYAAVCQPLYYTIIMHPQLCQKMVLTAWLGGLGSAFILCSLTLKLPRCGHREVDNFFCEMPALLKMACVYSKVIEIVVFALGVIFLLTPLSIIFISYAIITQAVMRIKSTARWHKVLNTCGSHLTVVTLFYGTVVYMYMKPQNSTSQDEGKFLTLFYTIVTPTLNPLIYTLRNKDVKRAIKRILYVEKW, via the coding sequence ATGGACACAAACAATAGAAGTTCCATGACAGATTTCATCCTGCTGGGGTTTTCTGATTGGCCCCAGTTAGAACACATCATCTCTGGGATTGTCTTCATCTTCTATATTGTGACTCTGGTAGGAAACACAACCATCATCCTTGTATCTAACCTAGACAGCCAGCTCCATACtcccatgtatttcttcctaaCCAATTTGTCTTTTCTGGACCTCTGTTATGCAACTAGCATCATCCCACAGATGCTGGTAAATCTATGGGGTCCAACAAAGTCTATTACCTATGGAGGGTGTGTGCTCCAATTCTTCTTTGCCCTTGACTTGGGAGCCACAGAATgtctcctcttggctgtgatggcctatgaccgctatgctGCTGTTTGTCAACCTCTTTACTACACAATAATAATGCACCCTCAGCTTTGCCAGAAGATGGTGCTCACGGCCTGGTTAGGTGGTCTTGGTAGTGCCTTCATTCTTTGCTCCCTGACTTTGAAGTTGCCAAGATGTGGGCACCGGGAGGTCGATAATTTTTTCTGTGAGATGCCAGCCTTGCTCAAGATGGCTTGTGTCTACTCAAAAGTAATTGAGATTGTAGTCTTTGCTCTTGGAGTGATATTTCTTCTAACACCTCTATCAATAATTTTCATCTCATATGCAATTATCACTCAAGCTGTCATGAGGATCAAGTCAACAGCAAGGTGGCATAAGGTCCTTAATACATGCGGTTCCCACCTCACAGTAGTAACTCTCTTTTATGGAACAGTCGTTTATATGTACATGAAGCCACAGAATAGCACATCCCAAGATGAGGGGAAGTTCCTTACTCTCTTTTACACAATTGTCACACCCACCCTTAACCCTCTAATCTacactttaagaaacaaagatgtaaagagagcaataaaaagaatactgTATGTAGAAAAATGGTAA